The Vanacampus margaritifer isolate UIUO_Vmar chromosome 15, RoL_Vmar_1.0, whole genome shotgun sequence genome contains the following window.
CCACTCAGCTGTGCTTGTGCtcatgcgtgtttgtgtgtgttttgccaaACTACACGAGCTTTCGGAGCGGGAAGGACAGCGCGGCACCGATGGATAGACCCAGAGCCAAGAAAAAGGTCATCAGGGATCCGGCGGTCTCCGCATCCTTGGCCTCCACCAACCTGACAACAAAGAGCTAAAGTTAGCCGAGATGTAAGCCTTATTAGTTGTTACTGTAACTTCAGCAGATTTATTTGAACTGAATTAGTAGTGCCACAAGCACTGTTGCcacttctgcttttttttggaCTCACTGAGGCGCGTAGGacatggacagacagacaaagtaTCCGCTGGAGATGGAGAAGAAAGCCATGATGACGGTGAAAACAATGTCGGAATTGAAGTAGACGGGCGAGAAGGAGCGATCCTGGACGTTACACAGCATCAGGAGAGGGATGAAGATCACGCGAGAGACCACCAGAAGCGGGAAGAGACGCGACTCCTTGCGAGGCTGAGGAGACCAAAATATTCGTTACTTGGGTTCCATAGAAGAGAAACGAGAATTTTATAagtggttcggaaaatggatggatagtacTTTGGAAtcatacccccccaccccccaaaaaataacaacaacaaccccaatgacagatcattttaaagaaactaACGATGAACTGTGATATGGTGAGGGAGGactgtaacaaaataaataaataaattcattgttAGAGCCATCGAGGACTCACCCAGCGTATGACGGTGGTGATGGTCCGGCCCAGCCAGTCGTTGATGTTAAAAGTCAGGAAGCAGCACACGATGATGAAATAACGTTCTGAGTCAGGAAAAATCACAATtgggaataaataataatacagtaataataataataataataaattcaacaaataaaacaaagtagCCCAGTCATACCCCAATTCCCTGGTAACGCTGTCCTGAAATTAGGGGATGACGTCTTGACATCAACAGTGACGGCGGGAAACACTGAGAGTGTGACCGTGAACACAAATGTCACACAGAACGCCATCAcccaaatctaaaaataaataaacatatttaagCAATAATGtctttgtgatgtttttttttttttattgtttttttgtgtgtgtccacaCATTCAGCACATTACCTGTAAGTGTTGAGAAAAGCACTAATTACAATTAACTTATTtttctttcggcttttcccttcagggtttcgccacagcgaatcagttgcctccatctaaccctgtcctctgcactcacaccaactaccttcatatcgtctttaactacatccacaaacctcctctttggtcttcctctagacctcccaaaaacgtataaatacgttctattttaaatgtttaaagtgTCCCATAGacttacttatatatatatatttttaaatgttttttatgctacagcatacaggctttgatgcaacctctgaactgcgcagaacgggtgaagcaatggtagtaattacaaaaacggccagcaggtggcagcagagtataggagatcaaccagggccatgctgcaaacaagctgatttccccacagttctaaacagatttgtgaataatgatgaaatttagctatattctaaggctaattgctgcaaaacggaaacaaatataaatatactttttttcccctgatgaaagaagaaactctaatctttcctttggtaggttccatgtttttatagcaatagaacacaatattctgtgggctttgcaaaatcagtcaaaatccagtaaaacagtcgggagcaaagggggttgcttcagtgaaaatggctgggagagaatgagttaagtacacaGGGAATGTTTTAATCCTTTTTCCTGTTGTGTCAGTTTTGCAGTAAACTGACAAACAGCTTAAAGAGAGGCGCCGAGAAGACTTCACCAGAAGTGTCCATATGCTCACCTTCTTGAAGACCTCGATGATGGAGGCTTTGGcttgctttttttccacttgctccACGGACAGGAAAGCCTCCTTGCTCCTGTCCCGCCGGGCCTCACCATCACCCTCCTCCGAGGCGCCATCTTTCTTTGGGCTTCCGGCCAGCGAGCCATTTGCGTGGCCGTTGAGCTTGCCGTTGTCCAGCGCTTGACAACACACACGCAGACGCGCGGTGAGTGTGGCACGCACGCGCGCGTCAAACAAACTGTGGCTTTGTGTGAGCGCCGCCATGACTCCACATGGATGAATGGAGGCCTAATGAAATAATGGCTCTCAAATTGATTGAATTTCACAGTAAGTGAGGGACCCAATCACGGGCTTAAGCGGTAAAGTCAACAAGTGGACGCAGACGCACAGCAGTGAATTACAGATTTATGACAAATCGCAAAATGAAAAGAGACGTTATGTGACAAAGACAATTCTTTGTGGTGGCAGTAAACAGAGAAGTGTATGGAAAGATATCAGCGCAATTGCAAGTACTTTTTGTGTTGTATATAAGCCAAAACTGTACATGGCATTCCTTACCTGTAAGCAGCTCATCTGTGGTGCCAGGCTCATATTTGGTGCTCCTGTGCAGGTAATAGCGGGCAAACTCCTGCATGCACACAGAagtttgattttcttttctttttcttttttcaaaacacGCAGCCAAAAGCAAGCCGCTCTTCCCCGACTACTGACCAAGCGGGGCAGGAGGAGGTAACAGAAGAGTGTCACCAGCGTGCCCACACACGGCGTGATGAAGTAGCCCAACGCCGCCGACTCAGATTCCGCATCACCTGAGGGACAAACGAGCATGTTTTCGTTTGATCAACATTCTTTTTCTGTTACCAGGCAACCACAGggatttgtatgtgtgtgtttgtgcttaCTGGCATTGGCTAACAGCATGGCCATGGCGGCAAACGTGCCGGCGAGGCCCTGGCCGCTCATAAAGACGGCGCTGTACTTCTGAGGTAGCATGCCCACCAGACCGAAGAGACTTCCCTGCAGCACGGCGCCGAACGCTGCGGGAGGTCAAATGGTTCAGCGGGCGACGAGTGGCGCACGCCAAATGCCGACGGCCGCCACTTACAGTTGATAAACCAGATGGTCGCCATGGTGACGTCGAAGAAGCGGTTGGCGTCCATTTCCACCTTCACCAGCACGGCGGTGAAGATGAAAAGCAACAGGATGACAACCAGGCTGCCGGCGATGCGCATGGCCTCAGATATCCTGGGTTATaaagcacaggtgtcaaacccGAGGCCCGTGGGTCACATTGAGCCTGTTAATGTGGTCCCCAAAAGTAAATCAAGTGTCTACGTGGATTTGTTCTTGTGCAGATATTACATTAActttagcatttatttttatttattcaattccCTTCTATACATGAATGAGATAATACTTGCATCCtattattttccatttcttctaataaattaaattagttcTTACACTACTTGCTTAAAGTTCCAGATTAGGCTTTTGGGCAAAATATAACAGGATGCAAAGTGTTTACAAAAGACTACAATGTATTTTTAACcataattttataataaaagaCAATAAGTTGAGACTGattgaattaaaaaagtaaaagctGTAGTTTTATAACAATTAAATTACACTATTAAATGACAAaagtcaaaaagaaaagaacagaaTAAGGACTCAATCATTCTATTATGAGGAAAAATTTTCAATTGtgaatgatataaaaaaaagctaatgatGAGCACTAACCcaaacctaaaatgcactaaaCACCTTTCTTTgcaattttaatttgaacttttctaattttgaatgcacatgttcaATGTTTGAGTCCTTCAAAAGTCTCTAACAAAAGCTcaaaggcaacaaaaaaaaaaacgcctttctgtgactcttccagtctctctgtATCAAAGTTTACCACCTCATGTGACAGAAACTAAAAATGGCCGACCCACCTATGGTAGAGCATGGAGTTGAGCAAGGTGAAGAGAAGTAGGGGCAGTTGGGACAACAGGGTCATACAGCTGTTGAAGtacttgctgttgttgttttcgcTGCCATCTGTGATGTTGGACGCATTCAGGCGCCCTTGGAAATACTGCACCGGGGCGGCAAAACattaaaagagagaaaaaaaaaatgctgtttcagCGAATCTTTAAAAATGGGAACAGACAAAGAAaggaactgaaaaaaaaaaccctctatGTATGATCACGAGCATGCACATGATTCACCTTCATGAGTCATATGGCACAGACTTAGGGGCTTTGTGAACGCGGTTAACACCAAAAAGCACTTGATAAAATACCATCATGTGACGTATCTGCTTGGGGCGTGTACAATAGGTTTCCAAACCCACAAATTTTAAACACCACCAAACAAGAACgtcagtaaaataaataaataaaaggtcaaTAACGCTCATCTCAAATCAATTTACGTACAAATTATTTACTgaagtgtatgtgtgtatttaccAGCGAGGCAGTCATGAAGAAGTTCCATGGTAACAGCGTTCCCAAGCCCAGGATGAAGAAACATACTCCCACCAAGCAGCCCctgtaaaataatacaatacatccacacttaataataataataacatgccATTGCCAGGAGTATGCATACAATTCCGTCTCACCAGTCTGAAGGAGCATCTTTCTGTCCCTTCATCTTCGTGCGGGGGTGTTATTgccaatctaaaaaaaaaaaaacacaagccattctcacttttcacactgcactgcGAGAGGGCAAAGCACAGCCAGAAATGTGCATGTTGCAGACAGATAAAGGTGAGCAAAAGTACGCCTGCACAGTTGTAAGCTACTCTCTTTATACAACCCTGTTCTTCTGAGATAACAATACATCACACGTTGGAGGCAATGAGCTAAGTGAAGTGGTCCCACATCATCGGAGTCAAAAGCTAtagcacacatttttcacattaaCTTTTATCCCCGCGTTATCAGAAATGgatgcaaaataaaaagctggtctgagggaaggagggaggaaGATGGAATAGCAGGTAGAAATGACAGAAGGAAGGATTGGATTAtaatatgaagaaaaaacagGTGTGATGGAAGGTATGACTGAAGAAGgtcaaaaaaaagtaaatcatgGAGAAGGAaggatgtacaaaaaaagtgaataaaaagagaatCAGAGCGAAAGAAGaaatacagggaaaaaaatgtatcgcccAATAGAGACTATGCTTCACACATGTAGAATAATTGTACAAGTCAATTACATTTATTCATGAGTGATTCGTCATTTGTTTGCATTACATTATCACCTCTTCTTGTCATGGACTCCTGCATACTCGCGGTTCGCCACCCACGGATTCACCTATTTGTGGActctttaaatatgttttttttttgggagtggaAAAAGCATATTACAGATTTtatcaacgttttttttttttaattataatttggaggggtaaaataaacaaattaaacgcGGATTTTCGTTACGAATATCGAGGTTCCACTAGACAAAATACTTTAGGCTTATTTACCTGTTGGATTCTTAACTTAAACATAAAAGGTGTTTTGGGgaaataattgattaaataaCGAGCCCACGGTCGACGGTAGCGTGAAACGCGTCGGCATTCGGTGAGGTTGGTCTAGACTAGACATTTATTTGGTATGAGGAAGAAAACGACATTGTATTGGCGCTACGTGGGCTGACGTTAGGAATGGAAACGTGCTTACTTGATAGAGGAAAAAAAGCGTCACTTTATGGTCCTCTCATGCGTACCCTTCCCGCAGATACTGGAGAGGTGAACACATCCACAAAAAAAGCTTTCTATGGTCGCTTCCTTGTTTCTTTGCGTGGCAGGTGGAggtcgttgttgtttttacgtGGGTTCAGTCGAGACACACTCATACGCGTAGACACACAAAAGGCTCTCTGTTTTTCCACCACGGCGTTGAAGGCGGCACAGGCGCGCCAAGCTCGTTTTCCGGTACGAGTGCTTCCGGTgtgacgttttgtttttttgttttttattgataCGCTGGTATGAacatagattttattttttaaaataaggaataaaaaaaataaccgaccccaaaaaataatcaaaggAATTGGTAACAATAAAAGGACgataacaaagtatttgtgtaCAGATTATATTATCCAAGGCATATCGGCAAAGGGATTTAAAAATTGAAAGGGATTTAGAAATTCTCATTTTGTGTTAGTAAAATTCTCTAATAAACAGCCTACCATTGATTACaaattacagtactgtatacgttttttaatattatCTTTAGACCATTTGTAAAGGTATGTGCAGTTGTATTCACACGTTTTTCCAAAATCCCTCACAATTTTTGATGACACGGCAAATAAAATAAGTGTGAAATTGTCTCAGACTCACTCCCAATGAAGAAATTGATCATCTAAATCAGATAAACCGGTAAATTTAATTAATGGAAGGATAAATGTTTTGTagtattttaaattgaatggCTCTTATTCTATTTGACATGCAGAACTTAAAGAGGCATAATCATAAATATTCTACGCCAATTTATGTAATGTAATTTGGCGTTCCAGTAGAATTTTCCTCAAGGAGAAATGATTACCAAGCGTATTCCCAATCCTAATGACATTTCATCAGCTCAAGAGTACTCTAAGGGAAAACATTTATAAGAAACTCATTTAgtctttgattaaaaaaaaaaaatcataaccgtaaatattattattaccttCAAATAAATTCGAAACATACCCATTTCAATCCAACATTTATTGcataaagctttattttttatggcaATATTCCCATTGCTCCAAATAATTTCTTTATATGAAAGAGGTTATGTACATAGCATAATTTCCTGGTATAATTATTAACTGAATGGCCAATATAGCAGCCCATCAAATCTTCTTCCTAAGAAATACTGTGTTATCTGCTAGCTCGAAAATCTTATAAGATAGATAAGCCATGAATATTGTAATTTTGTGAAATGTTCAAACACACCTATTGACACAGAAAATCTTTTTGACGTGATAGGATGTAAGATAACTGAGCTGGTTTATAGAACATGGACATCTGTACTATTTAACAAACGTGTACAAAAATTTCATAATCTATATTTAGAAAAGAGATGGGCCtccaattttcaatttttaagtGGTCTCTACCAGGTTCCAGGATGAGTGTTAACAAACCTAAACTAACTAACCCAAAATGCAAGCTAAAACTCCAGCGTCAGACCATCATTTCcagggtactttttttttttttacagtttcagATATTTCTGAAAATGAGAGCTTAATCATAGCTCTGAGAAATTTTAGGTAAGCTCTCACTGCCTAAATGGGGGAGAATCTTATTATActccactgtaaatgtcaaacttagaaACAATTTTACTGATGCACAGCCaccagaagatgacatcataggcCTATTTTTGACATCATAGGCCTATTTTATATAACACAGTTTTAGACTCCATGGAagtaatggctgcattttgtgaaACCTACCTTTTTCTACTGTCGATTATCAAAGAACGGGACAAGGCAGATAGGATTCTGGGAGGACCATCTTCTCTTTGTCCTCGGGTGTGAGCACAGCAAAAAGCTTCATCATTTGGTGTTTGTTTCATTCCATACAACACAAACTCTCTTACTCGTTGTCAGGTTGCTGCAgtgcttgctgatgaactgatcattTGAATAAGGTGTGTTGGAGGGAAATAACTACGTCACGCAGTACTACAGCCCTCGAGGGACGAGCCAACATGTCATCACCATCGAACTTTGTGTGTGTCCGAATTTGTGCTCTTTAATGAACCTAAAACTTGTTATAAATCCAAGAGCCTTCACCCTAAACAGATAATTCAGAGTCCAAAATTGGTGAAATTGTCAGGAgaaccagaggaaggatcaaaggaaggaaagatgaagcaaagtgagatCCAACACCAACCTCCACCCTCAAATACAGAATCTTTCACCAGCCCCagatacatctgaattccaacaggattagggagacatcaagagaccagagggaagactaaaggaaggaaggaaggatagatgaagcagagtaaaATCCACAAACACCAACCTCCATTGATTCAGTgaccagtgggagaagcaaattatttttgagtttcagtagatgctggtgtggcggatctggcatgcatgagaacCTCCATCAACCAGGGGAGCCGTTGACTTTGGCCCGA
Protein-coding sequences here:
- the LOC144035441 gene encoding equilibrative nucleoside transporter 2-like, translated to MKGQKDAPSDWGCLVGVCFFILGLGTLLPWNFFMTASLYFQGRLNASNITDGSENNNSKYFNSCMTLLSQLPLLLFTLLNSMLYHRISEAMRIAGSLVVILLLFIFTAVLVKVEMDANRFFDVTMATIWFINSFGAVLQGSLFGLVGMLPQKYSAVFMSGQGLAGTFAAMAMLLANASDAESESAALGYFITPCVGTLVTLFCYLLLPRLEFARYYLHRSTKYEPGTTDELLTALDNGKLNGHANGSLAGSPKKDGASEEGDGEARRDRSKEAFLSVEQVEKKQAKASIIEVFKKIWVMAFCVTFVFTVTLSVFPAVTVDVKTSSPNFRTALPGNWERYFIIVCCFLTFNINDWLGRTITTVIRWPRKESRLFPLLVVSRVIFIPLLMLCNVQDRSFSPVYFNSDIVFTVIMAFFSISSGYFVCLSMSYAPQLVEAKDAETAGSLMTFFLALGLSIGAALSFPLRKLV